From the genome of Pelmatolapia mariae isolate MD_Pm_ZW linkage group LG12, Pm_UMD_F_2, whole genome shotgun sequence, one region includes:
- the LOC135933688 gene encoding nuclear factor 7, brain-like has protein sequence MAEKLAIVENFLCCHVCSETFRDPVSLSCNHSFCSSCLLKFWDQTTNKNCPICKRKSSKDQTSINVSLKELADFFAKRQSESPLESLKEKEEEKEEVVCDKHPDVPYWYCEDEDRAVCPVCEFSLHQSHKVVPVEEAVSDLKEQLKSDLKSLQDKRNKYKQVEETYNEMSEYMKKQLLSTERQIRAEFKKLQQFLKEEEESRLAALREEEEQKGRTISREMKMIEEQISSLSDSISAVEEELQKHSVPFLSSYKDTQSRARAQSSVSDPQLVSVALIDVAKHLGNLSFRVWEKMKEKVHFSPVILDLNTANASLCLSDDLTSVREGDMNQQLPDNLEGNSYYIGCFGSEGFSSGKHSWDMEVGDHPNYYVGLAKESVDRQGMCFASPDCGFWCVLHYSGKYYNRDGQPLIVKKRVQKIRVQMHYDRGEVSFFDPEDKTLICTYRDTFTEKLFPYFCFGEDGGLQTSDIKICQTDCFIEN, from the coding sequence ATGGCTGAGAAACTTGCAATCGTAGAAAatttcctgtgctgccatgtgtgttcagagactttcagagatcctgtgtctctgagctgcaaCCACAGCTTCTGTTCAAGCTGCCTGCTGAAATTCTGGGATCAAActacaaacaaaaactgtcccatttgtaaaagaaaatcttcaAAAGATCAAACATCAATAAACGTTTCTCTCAAAGAACTCGCTGACTTCTTTGCTAAGAGGCAGAGTGAGAGCCCACTTGAGTCACtaaaagaaaaggaggaagagaaggaggaggtggtgtgTGATAAACATCCAGACGTCCCTTACTGGTACTGTGAGGATGAAGACAGAGCTGTGTGTCCTGTGTGTGAGTTTTCTCTCCACCAGAGTCACAAAGTGGTTCCTGTAGAAGAAGCAGTCAGTGACctgaaggagcagctgaaatctGACTTAAAGTCTCTGCAGGACAAGaggaacaaatacaaacaagtgGAGGAAACATACAATGAAATGAGTGAATAcatgaagaagcagctgttgtccacagagaggcagatcagAGCAGAGTTCAAGAAGCTCCAGCAGTtcctgaaagaggaagaggagtccagactggcagctctgagggaggaagaggagcagaaggggAGGACTATCAGCAGAGAGATGAAGATGATTGAGGAGCAGATCTCCTCTCTGTCAGACAGCATCTCTGCTGTTGAAgaagagctgcagaaacacagcgtGCCATTCCTCAGCAGTTATAAAGACACTCAGAGCAGAGCCAGAGCCCAGAGCTCAGTGTCAGATCCACAGCTGGTCTCAGTAGCACTGATAGATgtggccaaacacctgggcaacctgtccttcagagtgtgggagaagatgaaggagaaggtCCACTTCAGTCCTGTCATTCTGGACCTAAACACTGCaaatgcctctctctgtctgtctgatgatctgaccagtgtgagagAAGGAGACATGAatcagcagcttcctgataatcTAGAGGGAAACTCTTATTACATAGGTTGCTTTGGCTCTGAGGGTTTCAGCTCAggaaaacacagctgggacatgGAGGTAGGAGACCATCCTAACTATTATGTAGGTTTAGCAAAAGAGTCAGTTGACAGGCAGGGGATGTGTTTTGCTTCACCAGACTGTGGATTCTGGTGTGTTTTGCATTATAGTGGAAAATACTATAACCGTGATGGTCAGCCTCTCATAGTGAAGAAGAGAGTTCAGAAGATCAGAGTTCAGATGCACTATGACAGGGGGGAGGTGTCCTTCTTTGACCCTGAAGACAAGACTCTGATCTGCACTTACAGAGACACTTTCACTGAGAAACTCTTCCCATATTTCTGTTTTGGAGAGGATGGAGGTCTACAAACCTCTGATATCAAAATCTGTCAGACTGACTGTTTTATTGAAAACTGA
- the LOC134638954 gene encoding nuclear factor 7, brain-like translates to MAEKFAFFENYLSCHVCSETFRDPVSLSCGHSFCSSCLQEFWEQAKNKNCPICKRKSSKDEPSMIFALKELADSFAKRQSESSPETEKEKEEEKEEVVCDKHPDVPYWYCEDEDRAVCPVCEFSLHQSHKVVPVEEAVSDLKEQLKSDLKSLQDKRNKYKQVEETYNEMSEHMKKQLLSTERQIRAEFNKLQQFLKEEEESRLAALREEEEQKGRTISREMKMIEEQISSLSDSISAVEEELQKHNVPFLSSYKDTQSRAQSSVSDPQLVSGALIDVAKHLGNLSFRVWEKMKEKVHFSPVILDPNTAYPSLYLSDDLTSVRNGETHQLFPDNLERNTYYSNIFGSEGFSSGKHSWEVEVGDHPHWSVGLIKESVERKGERSASPKNGIWRLLHHSGKYTNGAGKTVTVKKSLQRIRVQLDYDRGEVSFYDPEDMTHIYTHRVTFTEKLFPYFGIGGAGDAKTSDIKICQTEISLKSATMSL, encoded by the coding sequence ATGGCGGAGAAATTCGCATTTTTTGAAAACTATCTGAGCTGCCATGTGTGTTCAGAGACTTTCAGAGatcctgtgtctctgagctgcgGCCACAGCTTCTGTTCAAGCTGCCTGCAGGAATTCTGGGAacaagctaaaaacaaaaactgtcccatttgtaaaagaaaatcttcaAAAGATGAACCATCCATGATCTTTGCTCTCAAAGAACTTGCTGACTCCTTTGCTAAGAGGCAGAGTGAGAGCTCACctgagacagaaaaagaaaaggaggaagagaaggaggaggtggtgtgTGATAAACATCCAGACGTCCCTTACTGGTACTGTGAGGATGAAGACAGAGCTGTGTGTCCTGTGTGTGAGTTTTCTCTCCACCAGAGTCACAAAGTGGTTCCTGTAGAAGAAGCAGTCAGTGACctgaaggagcagctgaaatctGACTTAAAGTCTCTGCAGGACAAGaggaacaaatacaaacaagtggaggaaacatacaatgaaatgagtgaacacatgaagaagcagctgttgtccacagagaggcagatcagagcagagttcaacaagctccagcagttcctgaaagaggaagaggagtccagactggcagctctgagggaggaagaggagcagaaggggAGGACTATCAGCAGAGAGATGAAGATGATTGAGGAGCAGATCTCCTCTCTGTCAGACAGCATCTCTGCTGTTGAAgaagagctgcagaaacacaacgTGCCATTCCTCAGCAGTTATAAAGACACTCAGAGCAGAGCTCAGAGCTCAGTGTCAGATCCACAGCTGGTCTCAGGAGCACTGATAGATgtggccaaacacctgggcaacctgtccttcagagtgtgggagaagatgaaggagaaggtCCACTTCAGTCCTgtcattctggacccaaacactgcatacccctctctctatctgtctgatgatctgaccagtgtgaggAATGGAGAGACACACCAGCTGTTTCCTGATAATCTGGAGAGAAACACTTATTATTCCAATATTTTTGGCTCTGAGGGTTTCAGttcagggaaacacagctgggaggtggaggtgggagaCCATCCTCACTGGAGTGTGGGTTTAATTAAAGAGTCAGTTGAGAGGAAGGGAGAGCGTTCTGCTTCACCAAAAAATGGAATCTGGCGTTTATTGCATCACAGTGGAAAATACACTAATGGTGCTGGTAAGACTGTGACAGTGAAGAAGAgtctccagaggatcagagtccAGCTGGACTATGACAGGGGGGAGGTGTCCTTCTATGACCCTGAAGACATGACTCACATCTACACTCACAGAGTCACTTTCACTGAGAAACTCTTCCCATATTTTGGTATTGGGGGAGCAGGAGATGCCAAAACCTCTGATATCAAAATCTGTCAAACTGAGATTTCTTTGAAAAGTGCAACAATGTCTCTGtga